In Halomonas denitrificans, the genomic stretch CGGGTCCTGGTCGCGCCGATGGACGTCACGGACCTGGACGCTTTCGCCCGGCTGCTCGCCGAGACCGAACGGCGCTTCGGCTCGGTCGACGTGCTGATCAACAATGCCGGCTATCACGCGCGCGGCCCCGTCGACACGGTCGAGGCGGAGGAGCTCGGCAGGATGGTCGACGTCAACCTCAAGGCGCCGATCATGGCGACCCGGCTGGCGCTGCCCTATCTCCGACGCGCACGACGACCCGCGGTGATCAACGTCGCTTCGCTGGCCGGCCGAACTCCGGTGCCGGGCTCGGCGACCTACTCGGCGACCAAGTTCGGCCTGCGCGCCTTCGGCCTGGCGCTGTTCGAGGAGCTGCGCGGCCGGGACGACGACGATGGGCGCGGCCATCGCATCAAGATCGCCAGCGTGTCGCCGGGCCCGATCGACACCGGGTTCATCATGGACGACATCGACCGCGTCACCGACCTGACCTTTTCGCAGCCGATCGTCACCGCCGACCAGGTCGCCGAGGAAATCGTCGCCCTGGTCGACAACGCGACCCTGGACCGTCCGATGCCGCGCGTCAGCGGCTACCTGACGACCGTCTCCTACCTGTTCCCGCGGATCGGCCGTGCACTGCGCCCGCTCCTG encodes the following:
- a CDS encoding SDR family NAD(P)-dependent oxidoreductase, whose translation is MSETFHGVTVVVTGASMGVGAATARAFAERGANLVLIARGEEKLRALDGELGIGDRVLVAPMDVTDLDAFARLLAETERRFGSVDVLINNAGYHARGPVDTVEAEELGRMVDVNLKAPIMATRLALPYLRRARRPAVINVASLAGRTPVPGSATYSATKFGLRAFGLALFEELRGRDDDDGRGHRIKIASVSPGPIDTGFIMDDIDRVTDLTFSQPIVTADQVAEEIVALVDNATLDRPMPRVSGYLTTVSYLFPRIGRALRPLLERKGRRTKQRLKRERGER